A single Cellulomonas sp. SLBN-39 DNA region contains:
- a CDS encoding AtzH-like domain-containing protein, with amino-acid sequence MRTDPPAGLMDAFWAYEHALGTDDLTALDRLFAPGPGTLRGDGAGLLVGHEQIAAFRGTRGGAPARRVVEVHVRTVDDDHALVVAVTELVRGGRGQQTQLWERTDGGWAVAAAHVHAPAPAFDPRVWRVLGDPLVPGAPDGPLAGRAVAVKDLFAVAGQRVGVGNPAWLAGAPVEAEHAHAVAALLGAGAHVRGIARTDELAYSLAGTNAHTGAPPNPRAPGRVPGGSSSGSAAAVALGQADVGLGTDTGGSIRVPASYQGLYGVRTTHGAVPTTGLVPLAPSFDTVGWLTRDADLLAAVGDALLPPGTGAARTSRLVVSPALLALAQDDVATRVRRFAADAGAAPTTAWDGVDLAAWAEVFRLRQAWEAWRAHGDWVGAHPGALGADVAGRFAAAALVDDATGARAGEQRERVRAQVLDLVGDDVLVLPAAPSVAPRPDPAGLDAVRAATLRLTCVAGLGGLPAVVLPTPGPTPPPGPDGRTGARADLPVGVCLVAAPGRDRELLALARDLARTTA; translated from the coding sequence ATGAGGACGGACCCGCCCGCGGGCCTGATGGACGCGTTCTGGGCGTACGAGCACGCGCTCGGCACCGACGACCTGACGGCCCTCGACCGGCTGTTCGCACCCGGGCCCGGCACGCTGCGCGGCGACGGCGCCGGGCTGCTCGTGGGGCACGAGCAGATCGCGGCGTTCCGGGGCACCCGCGGCGGCGCCCCGGCGCGACGCGTCGTCGAGGTGCACGTGCGGACGGTCGACGACGACCACGCGCTGGTCGTCGCGGTGACCGAGCTCGTCCGCGGCGGGCGCGGGCAGCAGACCCAGCTGTGGGAGCGCACGGACGGCGGGTGGGCCGTCGCGGCCGCGCACGTGCACGCGCCGGCGCCCGCGTTCGACCCGCGCGTGTGGCGCGTCCTCGGCGACCCGCTGGTGCCCGGTGCGCCGGACGGCCCGCTCGCCGGGCGGGCGGTGGCGGTCAAGGACCTGTTCGCGGTCGCCGGGCAGCGCGTCGGCGTCGGGAACCCCGCATGGCTCGCGGGGGCGCCGGTCGAGGCGGAGCACGCGCACGCGGTCGCCGCCCTGCTGGGGGCGGGGGCGCACGTGCGCGGCATCGCCCGCACGGACGAGCTCGCGTACTCCCTGGCGGGCACCAACGCCCACACCGGCGCCCCGCCGAACCCCCGGGCCCCGGGGCGGGTGCCGGGCGGGTCGTCGTCCGGGTCGGCCGCCGCGGTGGCGCTCGGCCAGGCCGACGTGGGCCTGGGCACCGACACGGGCGGGTCGATCCGTGTCCCCGCCTCCTACCAGGGCCTCTACGGCGTCCGCACCACGCACGGCGCGGTCCCGACGACGGGGCTGGTGCCGCTCGCCCCGTCGTTCGACACCGTCGGCTGGCTGACCCGGGACGCGGACCTGCTCGCCGCGGTGGGCGACGCGCTCCTGCCCCCGGGCACCGGCGCGGCACGCACGTCGCGGCTGGTCGTCTCGCCCGCGCTCCTGGCCCTCGCGCAGGACGACGTCGCCACCCGGGTGCGCCGGTTCGCGGCCGACGCCGGCGCCGCGCCGACCACCGCCTGGGACGGCGTCGACCTGGCCGCGTGGGCCGAGGTGTTCCGGCTCCGCCAGGCGTGGGAGGCGTGGCGCGCCCACGGGGACTGGGTGGGCGCGCACCCCGGGGCGCTCGGCGCCGACGTCGCGGGCCGGTTCGCGGCGGCGGCACTCGTCGACGACGCGACGGGCGCCCGCGCGGGCGAGCAGCGCGAGCGGGTGCGCGCCCAGGTGCTCGACCTCGTCGGCGACGACGTCCTGGTGCTGCCGGCGGCCCCGTCCGTCGCGCCCCGCCCGGACCCGGCCGGGCTCGACGCCGTGCGCGCGGCGACCCTGCGGCTCACGTGCGTCGCCGGGCTGGGCGGGCTGCCCGCGGTCGTGCTGCCGACGCCCGGACCCACCCCGCCGCCCGGCCCGGACGGGCGCACCGGCGCGCGGGCCGACCTCCCCGTGGGCGTCTGCCTCGTCGCCGCCCCGGGGCGTGACCGCGAGCTGCTGGCGCTGGCCCGCGACCTGGCGCGCACGACCGCCTGA
- a CDS encoding acetamidase/formamidase family protein, translated as MLLDPGTGPVRAATYLPSTPDHVLWGRLPCAADTPVLTVDPGTEVTVDTLSHEGLLEDQGRDPRAFFGAHGLTDVLADAVALAASDHPRTPGADGPHVVTGPIAVRGARPGDVLAITVLETLPRVPYGVISNRHGRGALPGEMPEGGADVVSVLARLDASGTRAVMPRAAGSDRTVQFPIAPFLGIMGVAVAGDVRPHSVPPGAHGGNVDINLLQAGSTLYLPVQVDDALAYLGDPHFAQGDGEVALTALEASLRVTVRLDVLPRAQAVEAFGELAGPLGRTAEHLVPTGLHEDLDEALRRCVRAALALLQARYGMDRAHALAYLSAATDFDVSQVVDQVTGVHARIRLADLEDGGVA; from the coding sequence ATGCTGCTCGACCCCGGCACGGGCCCCGTGCGCGCCGCGACCTACCTGCCCTCGACCCCCGACCACGTGCTCTGGGGCCGGCTGCCGTGCGCGGCGGACACCCCGGTGCTGACGGTCGACCCGGGCACGGAGGTCACGGTCGACACGCTCAGCCACGAGGGTCTGCTGGAGGACCAGGGCCGCGACCCGCGGGCGTTCTTCGGCGCGCACGGCCTGACGGACGTGCTGGCCGACGCGGTCGCGCTGGCGGCGTCGGACCACCCGCGGACCCCGGGAGCGGACGGCCCGCACGTGGTCACGGGGCCGATCGCGGTGCGCGGGGCCCGCCCGGGGGACGTGCTCGCGATCACCGTGCTCGAGACCCTGCCGCGCGTGCCGTACGGCGTGATCTCCAACCGGCACGGCCGCGGTGCGCTGCCCGGCGAGATGCCCGAGGGCGGCGCCGACGTGGTGAGCGTGCTGGCACGCCTGGACGCCTCGGGCACGCGGGCGGTCATGCCGCGCGCCGCGGGCAGCGACCGGACGGTGCAGTTCCCGATCGCACCCTTCCTGGGGATCATGGGCGTCGCGGTGGCCGGCGACGTGCGCCCGCACTCGGTGCCGCCGGGCGCGCACGGCGGCAACGTCGACATCAACCTGCTGCAGGCCGGGTCCACGCTGTACCTGCCGGTGCAGGTCGACGACGCGCTCGCGTACCTGGGCGACCCGCACTTCGCGCAGGGCGACGGGGAGGTCGCGCTGACGGCGCTGGAGGCGTCGCTGCGGGTGACGGTGCGCCTGGACGTGCTGCCGCGGGCGCAGGCGGTCGAGGCGTTCGGCGAGCTGGCCGGCCCGCTGGGCCGCACCGCCGAGCACCTGGTGCCGACGGGTCTGCACGAGGACCTCGACGAGGCCCTGCGCCGCTGCGTGCGGGCCGCGCTGGCGCTGCTGCAGGCCCGGTACGGCATGGACCGGGCGCACGCGCTGGCGTACCTGTCGGCGGCGACGGACTTCGACGTCTCCCAGGTGGTCGACCAGGTGACGGGCGTGCACGCCCGGATCCGGCTGGCGGACCTCGAGGACGGGGGCGTGGCATGA